Within the Marixanthomonas sp. SCSIO 43207 genome, the region TTGTGTTTTTTTTTTCATTTTTTTGTTCACATATTTGTACCGTTAAGATAATATAAAAAGACGAACTCTAGTCTTCTTATTCTTAACCGCATCTAAATTAAATAAACTATTAATTACTTCAAGAGTAACTATGAGCAAAACTGCAAAATCGGTTTGGAATAATTGTTTGTCATTTATTGAAGATAACATTACTTCACAAGCATATAAAACTTGGTTCGAGCCTATAAATGCAGTAAAGCTTACTGACAACTCATTGAGTATTCAAGTACCTAGTAAGTTTTTTTATGAGTGGCTTGAAGAGCATTACGTAAAATTATTAAAGGTTGCTCTTACTAAAGAATTGGGTAAACAAGCAAAATTGGTGTATGTCATTAAAATGGAAAACACTTACGGCAATAAACAACCGTTTACTGAAAAAATTCCAAGTGCCAACCGCAGCCAGATGGAGTCTCAAGAGATTGATGTTCCGGTTAAAAACAAAAGTCCAGAATTAAAAAACCCTTTTATCATTCCGGGTATTCGTAATGTAAAAATTGAGTCACAGCTTAACCCATCTTACAATTTTGATAATTTTCTAGAAGGTGAAAGTAACCGCTTGGCACGTTCAGCCGGAATGGCTGTTGCAAACAAACCCGGTGGAACCTCCTTCAACCCATTATTAATATTTGGTGGTGTAGGCTTAGGAAAAACACACCTAGCACACGCTATTGGTGTTGAAATTAAAGACAAATATCCTGAGAAAACAGTATTATATATTTCTGCTGAAAAGTTTACGCAGCAATATATAGAATCAGTAAAGAAAAATAATCGCAATGATTTTATTCATTTCTATCAAATCATTGATGTATTGATTGTAGACGACATTCAATTACTTTCTGGCAAAGCAGGAACACAAGATGTCTTTTTCCATATTTTTAATCATTTACACCAAAACGGAAAGCAAGTTATTTTAACCAGTGACAAAGCACCCGTAGATATGATGGATATTGAACAGCGATTACTTTCTCGCTTCAAGTGGGGATTATCTGCCGAGTTAAACCATCCGGATTATGACACGCGTATTGCCATCATAAAAAACAAACTGTATCGTGACGGTGTAGAAATGCCTGAAGACATTATCGAGTTTTTGGCAAATAATATAAAAACCAACATTCGAGAGCTAGAAGGCGCTATCATTTCATTAATTGCACATTCTTCTTTTAACAGAAAAGATATTACCATTGATCTTGCAAAAAAGATTGTTGATAATTATGTAAAACATACCAAGCGAGAAGTTTCTATTGATTACATTCAGAAAATTGTGAGCGAGTATTTTCAAATGGATGTTGATACACTTCAATCCAAAACTAGAAAACGCCACATTGTTCAAGCGCGTCAATTGGCTATGTTTTTTGCAAAAAAGTTGACAAAAGCTTCTCTAGCTTCTATTGGGTCTCAAATTGGGCAACGCGACCACGCTACGGTATTACACGCCTGTAAAACCGTTGACAATTTGTCCAGTACCGATAAACAATTTAGAAAATACGTAGAAGATCTCAACAAGAAGTTAACGCTCTAGTTGGTTCTTGATTTTTTTAACACACTCCTAACCTACTTTAAGCATCTAAACGTATATTTTCGTTTTTAAAGTATAACCTGAATAATTTCAGAAACAATGAAAACAAAAGTATTAATGGTTTGCCTAGGCAATATTTGTAGATCGCCATTAGCAGAAGGCTTATTAAAATCAAAAGTTGACACCTCTCAAATCTATGTAACCTCAGCCGGTACAGGAAGTTGGCATGTAGGTGAGCAACCCGATCCTAGAAGCATTGCTGTTGCAAAAAAAAACGGTTTAGACATTACTGATCAAAGAGGAAGACAGTTTAAAGCAGGAGATTTTAATGAGTTTGATCACATTTTTGTGATGGATAACTCAAATAAAGCAAACGTGTTAAAACTTGCAAAAACCGATGCCGATACAGAAAAAGTACAACTCATTCTTGATGAGATTTTTCCGGGTGAAAATGTAGATGTACCCGATCCTTATTATGGTGGTGATAGCGGGTTTGACAACGTGTATGATATGCTCAACGAAGCCTGTGAAAAAATAGCCAACCGTATTTAACAAGAAAATTGATTGGTTTTCGTTATTTTAGTAGAAAATGAAAGCTATGAAACACCCACTACTCCTCCTCTTTACACTAGTATTTATATTTGAAGTATATGCACAAGAGGTTACTATCGAACTGTTTAAAGACGGATTTAACAATCCGGTAAACCTACAACATGCCGGTGACGAACGCCTTTTTGTTGTAGA harbors:
- the dnaA gene encoding chromosomal replication initiator protein DnaA, with the protein product MSKTAKSVWNNCLSFIEDNITSQAYKTWFEPINAVKLTDNSLSIQVPSKFFYEWLEEHYVKLLKVALTKELGKQAKLVYVIKMENTYGNKQPFTEKIPSANRSQMESQEIDVPVKNKSPELKNPFIIPGIRNVKIESQLNPSYNFDNFLEGESNRLARSAGMAVANKPGGTSFNPLLIFGGVGLGKTHLAHAIGVEIKDKYPEKTVLYISAEKFTQQYIESVKKNNRNDFIHFYQIIDVLIVDDIQLLSGKAGTQDVFFHIFNHLHQNGKQVILTSDKAPVDMMDIEQRLLSRFKWGLSAELNHPDYDTRIAIIKNKLYRDGVEMPEDIIEFLANNIKTNIRELEGAIISLIAHSSFNRKDITIDLAKKIVDNYVKHTKREVSIDYIQKIVSEYFQMDVDTLQSKTRKRHIVQARQLAMFFAKKLTKASLASIGSQIGQRDHATVLHACKTVDNLSSTDKQFRKYVEDLNKKLTL
- a CDS encoding low molecular weight protein-tyrosine-phosphatase, with the protein product MKTKVLMVCLGNICRSPLAEGLLKSKVDTSQIYVTSAGTGSWHVGEQPDPRSIAVAKKNGLDITDQRGRQFKAGDFNEFDHIFVMDNSNKANVLKLAKTDADTEKVQLILDEIFPGENVDVPDPYYGGDSGFDNVYDMLNEACEKIANRI